The genomic interval GGTTCAACAGCCGAACTGTTTAGAAGCGTCGATTGCTCCAGGTGGACAAAAAATTATTGTTCACGTGGAACGGGAATTTTTCGTGGAAGTGATCGGTGAAACAAAGATTTGTGTCGCTGTAAGCCCGAATGGCCGCTGTGAGGATGAGTGGGACATCGATGATGACGATGATTTTGAAGACTTAGATCCAGATTTTCTTGATGAGTTCGAAGACGAATAAGATATTCTTTACCCGGATGGACATTCTTTTCATCCGGTTTGTTTTATATGGCCGGAAAGTAAGAGAATCGAAGGGGTTTTGGAATATTCATTGTTTTAGAGCAATCATGCGAACCGGTAAACCTTTCATGTCGCTAGATGCCTGAATCTAAATGGAGATGTGTTATAATGATGATACGTATGTACGATTTTACTACAGTTTGGAAAGGTTTTGAAACAATGGCTGGATATACGCCGATGGTACAACAATATTTAACAATTAAGGCAGAGTATCAAGATGCCTTTTTATTTTTTCGATTAGGCGATTTTTACGAAATGTTTTTCGACGATGCTATTAAAGCGTCTCAGGAATTAGAAATTACGTTAACGAGCCGTGATGGCGGAAGTACCGATCGCATTCCGATGTGCGGGATTCCTCATCATTCTGCGGCTAATTATATTGATATATTAGTAGAGCGTGGCTATAAAGTAGCCATTTGTGAGCAAACGGAGGATCCGAAGCAAGCGAAAGGAGTCGTTCGTCGTGAAGTTGTTCAGCTTATTACACCTGGAACAAAAATGGATGGAAAAGGCTTGAATGAGAAAGAAAACAACTTTATTGCGACGGTGACAGACTTTGCGGATGGAACATTTGGCTTTGCCTATACGGATCTTTCAACTGGAGAAAATAAGGTCACCCTTATAGAAGGCAGCTTTGATGAAGTGCTAAACGAATTTGCGATTCTTGGTGCGAACGAAGTTGTGATGGCAAGTGATTTTCCGGAAGATTGGAAGAAAAAGTTGCAAGATCGTGGTGCAAAGGCAATTTCGCTTGAAGACTATACAGAACAAACGGAGCAGTTTACGTCGTTATTGCGTGATTTAAAGCAGGAAAAACAAAAGTTGGCTGTAACAAGATTATTCAATTACTTATATCGCACACAAAAACGTTCCCTCGATCATTTGCAGTCTGTACAAGCTTATGAAACGTCGCAGTATATGAAAATAGATTATTATTCAAAGCGGAATTTAGAGTTAACAGAAACAATCCGATCGACAGGGAAGAAAGGCTCTTTACTTTGGTTATTAGATGAAACAAAGACAGCGATGGGCGGGCGTTTATTGAAGCAATGGATTGACCGACCGCTCATTAATCAAAAGCAAATTGAACGCCGTCAACATATCGTGGAAACTTTAAAAAATCAATACTTTGAACGCCAAGATTTACGTGAACGCTTTAAAGAAGTATACGACTTGGAACGTTTAGCTGGTCGAGTAGCCTTTGGAAATGTGAATGCGCGTGACTTGATGCAATTAAAGCGTTCGCTTCAGCAGTTGCCTATCATTCGTGAAATTGTTCGTTCATTGGGAGATTCTCCTGAAATTTCAACACTAGCTGAACGAATCGATCCGTGTGAGGAAGTGACTGATTTACTAGAAATGTCGATTGTTGAAAATCCACCGCTGTCAATCAAAGAAGGCAATATTATTCAAGATGGCTATAATGCGGAGCTTGATATGTATCGCGATGCTAGTCGCAACGGGAAAACATGGATTGCGAATTTAGAGCGTGAGGAACGAGAACGTACAAGCATTAAATCATTAAAAATTGGCTATAATCGTGTGTTTGGATATTATATTGAAGTAACGCGTGCGAACTTGCACTTGCTTGAGGAAGGTCGTTATGAGCGGAAGCAGACGCTGACAAATGCTGAACGCTTTATTACACCAGAATTGAAGGAAAAAGAAGCATTAATTCTGCAAGCAGAGGAAAAAATTATTGGACTTGAATATGAACTGTTCTTACACATTCGTGAACAAGTGAAAGAGTATATTCCTCGCTTACAAGCGTTAGCTAAAGCGGTCAGTGAGTTAGATGTGCTTCAATGCTTTGCGACAATCAGTGAAGAACGTCATTATGTGAAGCCTGTTTTTTCAAATGATCGTACGATCCATTTGCAAGAGGGGCGTCACCCTGTCGTAGAAAAAGTATTACAAGCCCAAGAATATGTGCCGAATGATTGTTATATGAACGGTGAACGAGAGCTCCTCCTTATTACGGGACCGAACATGTCCGGGAAAAGTACGTATATGCGGCAAGTTGCTTTAACCGCCATATTAGCGCAAATCGGCTGTTTTGTATCGGCAAGTGAGGCAGTGCTTCCGATTTTTGATAAAGTGTTTACTCGAATTGGTGCTGCCGATGATTTGATTTCTGGACAAAGTACGTTTATGGTCGAAATGTTAGAAGCGCGGAATGCTATTATGAATGCAACCGAAAACAGTTTAATTTTATTCGATGAAATTGGGCGTGGAACATCTACGTATGATGGGATGGCGCTTGCCCAAGCAATTATTGAATATATTCATGAGAAAATCGGAGCAAAGACGTTATTTTCGACTCACTATCACGAATTAACGGTATTAGCGGAAGAGCTGCCACGACTACAAAATATTCATGTAAGTGCGATTGAACAAAATGGAAATGTAGTCTTTTTGCATAAAATTAAGGAAGGCGCAGCGGACAAAAGTTACGGGATTCATGTGGCGAAGCTGGCTGAGCTCCCACAGCCGCTCATTGACCGTGCTTCCGCGATTTTGTCGCAACTCGAAAGCGAAGGAAGTCAAACCGCCGTCGTAAAAGAAGCACCATCCGTTGTGATGGAGGCTGATATTGCTCAACTTTCTTTTTTTGGAGAAGAATCGGCACCTTCCGAGAAAAAAGTTCCTTCTACGAAAGAAAAGAAAGTGCTTGAACAATTACAACAACTTGAGATTCTTGATATGACACCACTTGAAGCGTTAAATGTTTTATATAAATTGCAAAAGAAATTAAAGTAAAAGAAACGAGGCGAAATGTATGGGGAAAATCGTTCAGCTTGATGAGGCACTTTCGAATAAAATTGCAGCAGGAGAAGTTGTAGAACGCCCAGCCTCGGTTGTCAAGGAATTGCTTGAAAATGCCATCGATGCAAACAGCACCATTGTCGAAATCGAAGTAAAAGAGGCCGGGCTTGAATCGATTCGTCTTATTGATAATGGAGATGGCATTCTTCCTGAAGATGTAGAAAATGCGTTTAAGAGACATGCTACAAGTAAAATTAAAGATGAAAATGATTTATTTCGAATTCGCACGCTCGGTTTTCGTGGTGAGGCGATGCCGAGTATTGCCTCCGTTTCGCAATTTACGTTAAAAACGAGTACGGGCGATGGGGCAGGGACAAAGATTGTCTTAGAAGGTGGCGTAGTGAAGCAGCTTGAAGTGACCTCTAGCCGTAAAGGAACGGATATTACCGTTTCAGATCTTTTTTTCAACACACCAGCTCGCCTGAAATATATGAAAACGGTTCACACGGAGCTTGGGAATATTACTGATGTTGTGAACCGTCTGGCATTGGCGCATCCTGAAGTGTCGATTCGTTTATCACATAACGAGAAAAAAATTCTGCATACAAACGGGAATGGTGATGTACGTCAAGTGCTGGCTGCCATTTATGGAATGAATATCGCTAAAAAAATGATTCCGATTGAAGCAAAGACACTCGATTATAAAGTGACAGGCTACATCGCTTTACCGGAAATTACGCGCGCTTCAAGGAATTATATTTCCACGATGATTAATGGACGTTTTATCAAAAACTATGGTTTAGTGAAGGCGATTTTAGAAGGGTATCATACGTTGCTGCCAATTGGCCGATTCCCAATTGCGCTGTTGTCGGTTGAGATGGATCCGATTTTAGTCGATGTAAATGTTCACCCTTCGAAAATGGAAGTTCGCTTAAGTAAAGAACAGGAATTATTTACGGTTGTTTCAGAGACCATTAAAGCAGCTTTTACAAGTTTATCGCTTATTCCAAGCGGCTTTACACCACAGGTGAAACAGCAGCCAAAAAGTGAACAAACCATCCTTGATTTGGATCATATCGTGGAAACAAAGCACCCTGTACCTGTCATGGAAGCAAAACCAGAACCGGTGCTTATAAAAGATTTATTAGCGAAAAAAGAAGCTCCGAGTATGAACATGAATTTCGAACCAATCCAAACCTTTGTACCTGCATTTGAACGCACCGAGCCTCAAGAAGTTCGCGAAAGTACATTGGACATGTCAGAGTCTATCGAGGAGATTTTGATTGAAACAGGGGAAGAGCCGGCCTATGTTCAATCGGAGCAACCGCGCGTACCACCGATGTATCCGATTGGGCAAATGCATGGTACGTA from Peribacillus asahii carries:
- the mutS gene encoding DNA mismatch repair protein MutS, with amino-acid sequence MAGYTPMVQQYLTIKAEYQDAFLFFRLGDFYEMFFDDAIKASQELEITLTSRDGGSTDRIPMCGIPHHSAANYIDILVERGYKVAICEQTEDPKQAKGVVRREVVQLITPGTKMDGKGLNEKENNFIATVTDFADGTFGFAYTDLSTGENKVTLIEGSFDEVLNEFAILGANEVVMASDFPEDWKKKLQDRGAKAISLEDYTEQTEQFTSLLRDLKQEKQKLAVTRLFNYLYRTQKRSLDHLQSVQAYETSQYMKIDYYSKRNLELTETIRSTGKKGSLLWLLDETKTAMGGRLLKQWIDRPLINQKQIERRQHIVETLKNQYFERQDLRERFKEVYDLERLAGRVAFGNVNARDLMQLKRSLQQLPIIREIVRSLGDSPEISTLAERIDPCEEVTDLLEMSIVENPPLSIKEGNIIQDGYNAELDMYRDASRNGKTWIANLEREERERTSIKSLKIGYNRVFGYYIEVTRANLHLLEEGRYERKQTLTNAERFITPELKEKEALILQAEEKIIGLEYELFLHIREQVKEYIPRLQALAKAVSELDVLQCFATISEERHYVKPVFSNDRTIHLQEGRHPVVEKVLQAQEYVPNDCYMNGERELLLITGPNMSGKSTYMRQVALTAILAQIGCFVSASEAVLPIFDKVFTRIGAADDLISGQSTFMVEMLEARNAIMNATENSLILFDEIGRGTSTYDGMALAQAIIEYIHEKIGAKTLFSTHYHELTVLAEELPRLQNIHVSAIEQNGNVVFLHKIKEGAADKSYGIHVAKLAELPQPLIDRASAILSQLESEGSQTAVVKEAPSVVMEADIAQLSFFGEESAPSEKKVPSTKEKKVLEQLQQLEILDMTPLEALNVLYKLQKKLK
- the mutL gene encoding DNA mismatch repair endonuclease MutL encodes the protein MGKIVQLDEALSNKIAAGEVVERPASVVKELLENAIDANSTIVEIEVKEAGLESIRLIDNGDGILPEDVENAFKRHATSKIKDENDLFRIRTLGFRGEAMPSIASVSQFTLKTSTGDGAGTKIVLEGGVVKQLEVTSSRKGTDITVSDLFFNTPARLKYMKTVHTELGNITDVVNRLALAHPEVSIRLSHNEKKILHTNGNGDVRQVLAAIYGMNIAKKMIPIEAKTLDYKVTGYIALPEITRASRNYISTMINGRFIKNYGLVKAILEGYHTLLPIGRFPIALLSVEMDPILVDVNVHPSKMEVRLSKEQELFTVVSETIKAAFTSLSLIPSGFTPQVKQQPKSEQTILDLDHIVETKHPVPVMEAKPEPVLIKDLLAKKEAPSMNMNFEPIQTFVPAFERTEPQEVRESTLDMSESIEEILIETGEEPAYVQSEQPRVPPMYPIGQMHGTYIFAQNDKGLYIIDQHAAQERIKYEYFKEKVGRVEKELQEMLVPITLEFSTDEYIRINEYKDELEKVGVFLEEFGHNAFIVRSHPQWFPKGIEQEILEEMIEQLLHMKKVDIKKLREEAAILMSCKASIKANRHLRNDEIQALLDELRHTTDPFTCPHGRPIIIHYSSYDMEKMFKRVM